The sequence below is a genomic window from Uranotaenia lowii strain MFRU-FL chromosome 2, ASM2978415v1, whole genome shotgun sequence.
GTagctcaacaaaagttatttggtgaaattcgttccagggaattgcaagttacagctgtttcagtttggcggaccgacttttttttcaattttaggctATTGAGtggttaataaattttttttattgaacaaacacccccacggagtggaaaaatttgagaattcgaaaGTACATCTACTAGGAAAAGGTCAtagtttttatatgaaatccagcgtttgcgagtttttcgtaacggttttttgccgcttggggggggtgatcaccccgatcaccccccccataggaccgcgcatggtttatatgcaaaaaacggttgattcacaggttgtgcggAATTTTGAAaggacatacaccgtcttagccgattcaggctcacagactgaataaacgtggacaacttaagattaacatttaacacccagtaccaagatgggaatcgaacccatgccccAGGTGGTCCAAGCGATTACCGTGTCACTACCAGTGCTCGAAACATTCACCTTCATTGACAGAAAACGGGTTGAATGTGAGAGAAAAAGCTCTCCCTTTCATCTTCTTCGGCAGTCGATGAAATAATCTCCGTTTTGATAGAGTGAGCTTCTTGTTGACTGTAAATGTCTTCTCTTTTGTTTCACCATTCGTTTCACACTTATTCGTTCCACAAAGTCGTGAAAGGACCAAACGTTCAATAATCATTCAATTGGATCCTCTTTGAATGTGTGAGCCAATCATATTCACCTGTGCTACTTTGCATGtacgaaaaaagtgatcaaaattaatagcggctaaacggtaaacgatagaaatttgatgtcttcgagacAATTTATCTACGCaacaaaaactttcgttttctattgcaaaacatctaaaaaattCATCTAGATGGGAAAAATGCCTATTTTCAATTAACTTATAGAGTTCGGATGAGTTTGTACATTTTTATTGatggattcatttttcaaagttattagCTTTCAGACGATGTAAGCGCacgaaacattaattttcattatatgAATTGCAAACTGAGGCGTTTTCACctaaaaaaagtcaataaatgaatgataaatcataacaacaaaaataactcaAGAGTGATTGAATGTATACAAATAAACTAATGCAATCTAATGTTTCATTCATCATCATTGAAAAGCTgataatttgaataattgaatcaaataataaaaaaatattcttgaagTAATAATTGGGGTCATTGAATTGGTATAAATTCTTCTTGTCTCTATAATGTTCAATAAAGTTGGGTGTTTTagcaatttgaatatttttttatcaattcactgattttttttaaacttattcaaaaaaaattcaaccctcTGGTGCCAAACCCGCCTTAAGACGGGGTCTGTTAAAATCgccataaaaccattttttttactacaataatttttatttacttttttcgcagaatctTTCTAAATGTGGAAAGCTTACAAACCATACTAATGCAAATggtttgacaagcagttgtcaCAAGCAACAGTTAAGAAAAGTTTAGAAATAtgagaaaactaaaaattgacctatttttcgaaaaatgatcaatttggtaACCTCAGAAATCCTTGGTCAATGAGTTTTACGATCTAAAAAATTATTGGCAGTGAGCTTAAAAAGTTACCTacattctggattgatttttttaaaagaaaaatttctaagttagGTAGAAGAAATGAACACCGCTAAAAGATGGGGTTGCAAAAGTATgacaacaattcgaaaaatatgtacaatattTACTTTTAGTATAAGTTGAAACATCTAAATtatttgtggaaaaatttcaacaaaaactattATAAATATAACTTTTGCTCAGGgtttatatatttcaaaatttaggagaaattggttaaagtttatagaaactacaatcgaaaaagtactgaaagagAATTTCTTTAGCTCCTATTTCTGTCTCATCttaaagtttttcgtagaataaaccttgtttgtaatcataaaactaggcttttgtgaatttttcagcggaaaaaaaTGGGTTCTAGAGGAttaacaaaaactgaaaaattctcattttatttgttaaattgcttataacttttttctgttttttttttttttcatttgatttctgtGATGTcctcgacaattttttttaattggtgtATACAcgaagtatttttaaaaatattttttatcaatatttaaatttcctatCGACTGGTCCGGTAATGTTGAAAAGGTttctcggcgatttcagtctcaaaaaatcttaaaacgatgtttatttactacatccgacgtttcggcatgtttattttgcctttatcaaggaatctGGCGAGTtggaaagtttacaaaaaaaaatttaaattaattattgtaTCAGCTAATCTTATTCTTAACTTCTAACTGTTTTGATGTTATGAGgacaatacaaattaaatattatatAATTAAATGTTGAGGATAATACAgataaaaagagtaaaaaaattatataatataAAGCTATGTGaatgttaaaaacttttaattctacttacagtaatttttcgttttaattgtccagAATGTTTTTCGAATCTATGAAACTGTCCTGAAGAAAAAGTCGTCTCGTTGTCTGTGGTGTGAAAACATAGAATATTGAATGAGCTTTTAAGTTGCGTGCAAGCTTCTATGGAATATTTCTACTCACTGGCTGAGCGGATGGAAATCTATTGCAAACTAATGATGTTTTCGTTTGgtgatactttttttaaaaaacttttcgaaatgtAATTAGAAAATGAGAACTTTCTGGTTTTCCTGTTCGTTCTTTCGTTAACCACTATCGATTGTTTTTGATTGTTGTGTATGAGATGTGTTTTTTGTGTATGAGTGTGTTGGTGTTTGTTTTGCATGGAGTTGAAAATACCGGCGTAAATGATACTTAGCCCTTCCGTATCAGTCTTTTTGTTGACAGTGTTACCGTTCCTTGCGATGTGACACATTTCAAGAGTTTGAAGTCCAGAGGTGTATCTATGTCGATCGATGATTTTGGTCCTTTCCAAGTTGAATGAGTGATCTTGTTTGATGCTGTGGTGCAGAAGTGCTGTTTGTCCTTTTAATGTTGTCATTCTTGGGTCGTGTTTGTCCGCTCCTTCGCTCCGTAATTTATCTAACGCCTTCTTGTTCGACCTGTGTCCTCCAATCCGTTCTTTTAGTGTATTCGTTGTCATACCAATATACTGTGAATCGCAATCATTACACGGTATACTATAAACAACGTTCGACGAATCATCCTTTGACACAACATCTTTAACTTTTGtcatgatttgttttatttttgaaatcgatttgGTCGCTAGTTTAGTTGTAGAGTaatcagatttcaaaaattttcctatCTTATCTGTTAAACCGGGAATATACGAGATCGATTTATATGTGTATTGTTGTTCGCCGGAAACATTTGTTGTTGGACGAGAATTTCTGTTGTTTATTAGGCTGTGACGTAGAGTTGTGGGATAGTTGTTCATCAATCGAGTGGACAAACTTTCCCCTAACATGAATGAGAAATGGAAATTCCAAATCATGGACTctcatttaaaaatgaacaacTATCCCAGACAACTAAGAAGGCGTTAGATAAATTACGGAGCGAAGGAGCGGACAAACACGACCCAAGAATGACAACATTAAAAGGACAAACAGCACTTCTGCACCACAGCATCAAACAAGATCACTCATTCAACTTGGAAAGGACCAAAATCATCGATCGACATAGATACACCTCTGGACTTCAAACTCTTGAAATGTGTCACATCGCAAGGAACGGTAACACTGTCAACAAAAAGACTGATACGGAAGGGCTAAGTATCATTTACGCCGGTATTTTCAACTCCATGCAAAACAAACACCAACACACTCATacacaaaaaaacacatctcATACACAACAATCAACAACAATCGATAGTGGTTAACGAAAGAACGAACAGGAAAACCAAAAAGTTCTCGTTTTCTAATTacatttcgaaaagttttttaaaaaaagtatcacCAAACGAAAACATCATTAGTTTGCAATAGATTTCCATCCGCTCAGCCAGTAAGTAGAAATATTCCATAGAAGCTTGCACGCAACTTAAAAGCTCATTCAATATTCTATGTTTTCACACCACAGACAACGAGACGACTTTTTCTTCAGGACAGTTTCATAGATTCGAAAAACATTctggacaattaaaacgaaaaattactgtaagtagaattaaaagtttttaacattCACATAGCTTtatattatataatttttttactctttttatcTGTATTATTCTCAACATTTAATTatataatatttaatttgtattgtcCTCATAACATCAAAACAGTTAGAAGTTAAGAATAAGATAAGCTGAtacaataattaatttaaattttttttttttgtaaactttccaACTCGCCagattccttgataaaggcaaaataaacatgccgaaacgtcggatgtagtaaataaacatcgttttaagattttttgagactgaaatcgccgagaaaccttttcaacaatattttttatcttccttctatgtgaatcaatcatttatttttcaatagaatATGAAAGATCTAGTTGCGTGAATAAATTCTCTCAAAGACATCAAGTTTCTAACGTTTACCGTTTAGCCGCTATTAATTTGATAGCTCTGCGCCAGGAacaacgttcaacttttctcaaacGGATTCCATTCattaaaaatccaaatgacTGAATTTGCATCGAAGCTCACAGTCATGTCATCGAAGTGAATGTGACCGTAGGCCAAAACGAATGGGAAGATGAGCGACAGAAAATTGTAAACGCTGTCAGTCAGAGAGAGCTTTTCGAGTGAGAGAAGGCAATGAAGGAAACGAAAACGGAAGACTCTGAATGGAGAGAAATTTCACATTCACGCAAGGCTGTCGAAAGTTTTAAGCTCTGGTCACTACGCTATCCACTCGGCCACCAAGGGCCGGCCGGCATTTAGGCCAAGGTGCGGActtttgcgtatggactgtaaataaaatacgagtaaaattttgaaatgaagtttgatagttatttttcaatccctgaaaatttggtggcaatcggatgaaaactcgaatttttaaagaaattttaaatacaaaagtttgtttaaaCACAACAATATGAAGTATTATaattaaaatcttcttttttttttaaagaatggtTTTCATACTAAATTtcgaagtttcactgagatcctttaatgtgtgtgttttttttctacgaattaaaaataaataaatgtcaacTCTAACtaatttccagtttttttcatcatatttgatACACAATCAAGTCTAAACAATCTAAACAATACAAATTCGACATACAAATGATAAataatttcagttaaaaaattgtatcaaatattgtttgaaTTAACGAGATGatttatattattcaaaaaccCCTCTCTTTTTCAAAACCAGGTGATCCCATAcaatatgaatatgaaatacgactcaattcgaacaatttccaagagattttaagttttcataaaatttggaaGGTAGGGAAGAATGCCGCGCAGTggtaaatatatgaaaaaaataataatataaaatttggaaaaacatgAAGTTTAAGCAAAACGAGGTGATTTATTTTCACTATGACTTAACGACTTTAAAACAAAGGATCAATACAATAATATCAGTGTACCCATAAATCAGAATCTACTCCAATAATAAACTTCCTTGGAGGTTGAATTATCGGAATAAGATTTAATGCCGGACCAGTATTAATAAGCTTTCTAATTATTGGAATTGTCCTcgcagcgcaaccgcattgcatatggcTAAAAGacaccaaataaaacatatgaCAATcaactttcgtttgctaaccgacttAGATGGTACAGTGgataagatatcggactggcaagccgagatgagatgttgcagtgagttcgattctcactatatattttttattaggatgaattatccaatgggatgaaaatcccatagaatgaTTTTCGTGTTTCGCTTGCATGTAGTGATCATGCATTATTTGCTAAGGAGCTCGAGaatttatgccagtagtgctatTCCTATAATATCATCTTttgtacagtacacttttcagcgcattttgggcacagagatttgctaaataggcattggatatTTGCAACCATTTCCATGGCTGTAAAAATAAGATACAACTAAGCGATCATCAAATTTGGTACACAAACAACATTAGATTTCAAGCGATTCTTCATAGTCTTTAAAAATTTCTCTCTGAAAAGGGTCAATCTCAtaaattaaatacatttttaacatcATGTAACTAAttggtttattgaatttccagtCTTCTTCTTTCAGTTAACCTTAGCCAGTCTGCCAACTATGAGTGTTCTTCGGATTGCCCATTTCATCCCACGTATTGGAAAGGACGTTGCTGCATATCAAACCTGGCACTTTTGAATCCCTCTGAGATGAACGAATTTAAAATAAGACCCATCCATGCCAATCACATCGTGGTAACATTCGCCAATCTAACTACAAAAGCCCTTACGTCAAAGTTTCTCAAACACATAAAAGGCCTCAAACATTTGCACGTCGTTCATGGAAATGTTCCCAGCATCCAATTGTCACCAAATTTACTTTCGCTTCACGTGGCAGGATGTGGACTGGAGAAATTGATAATAAACGAACAGGATAGTTACAAACTTCAAACACTGGAACTTCAAGATCCTGCTCTAACAAAACTTCCCACTGGCATCAATAAACTGACGCACCTCACGAAACTCATCATCAGCCATACCAAAATAAAGATGCTGAATTTGTCTGAACTGCAAGGCCTTAACGAGCTTCAAGAGCTCCGGATACGCTACGGGTTTCTCGACACCATTCACACTGGCCAAAGGTTAAGTCTACCCAATCTTCGGTTGTTCCAGCTTACCGGGAATCTCCTATCCTCACTGGACGTTTCCAATTGGGATATGCCTAATATGCGCAGATTCGACGTCACTCACAACCGGTTGAAAAAGATCGATCACTTGTCTACAGCCTTCCCCGAACTTAAAATAATCCGTTTGTGGCGTAACGACTGGAGCTGTCAGTGGCTTCGGGAAGATGGTCGAAAATTCCTTAGCCGAAACGTCATCGATCCAAGCATGGTAATTCTACCGGACGAGGACTGTACCGGATCGCTGGAAGCCGGAATTTGCTGTGATTTACCTCCGGGAACTTTCCCTCAACCGGAAGAACGATTCCGGCATTGTGCGGGTGACAAAGGTCCAAATTTTGTATGCAGCGAGTTGACCGACGGCAACGTAGCCAAATATCAGAGAATGACCCCACGAGCCGAAATTCTCCAGGCGTTGAAGttgaattgataaattttatgcAACTAACTTGCAGTATCAGTTCATTCTTCGGTTATGTACTTccttatttaaagaaaaagtcaCTAAACGAATGTTTAATGTTCCTTTTAATGTTTCCTAGTTACTAAAGTCACTATAATAGTAAAAATGAATTCTGTAAGCGCGATAACTGCCCCTACGTGAAAAAGATATGATTCAATCGCTAATAGTTATTTATGcatcaagtttaaaaaagtgatttttttcagcacgaatcATAAGCAGAGTTGGATAATAAcacaattttatgtttattcgAAAAATGCCCATGAAAGTTTATTAATTATTCTACAAGAAGCGCATGTCAACAAATAGCAACATGTGGACGACCATGCCAAAGACTAAAACTATATGATCAATTAGGTCGTGGAATGAACTTTTCGACACTGAATTCAATGCTGGAAAGTAgcacttttcgatactgttttcagtgtcGAAATGTTCACTTTTCAACACGGAATagcataaaatatatttttggaagaCAATTGAAAAACGACTGCTATTATTTAGGAACAAGTTAatcatttgttaaaataatactTATTTATAATATGTTTATttagaaataacaaaataaatatcattgcaaatcaataaatttttgaatgattttagtTGATTGATCCCTTTATTGTCCACTTGAATGATATtgttagaaacgtcgctggtgagcTGGGGGGAGAGGCAAATAAATTCAACATTTGGCTCCGTTGGCTCGAGTTTCCATGTTATATGAAAACATGTAAAAGAGCCTTCCTGCTTCTTCCTGTCCTTCTTTCGATAGAAGGAGGggttttaaataatcattatttttttcgcaAACCAAAATCCTCTGACGTAACATATTTCTCCTATTGATTGATATTTCTCAAAATATGCAACAAAACATGTATGGGAGGTCCTTCCTCCATCCCCTCACTACAGTTTCAGGATTTCCtccttccagaaaaaaaattgaagcttttctcgtactcgaatactttttcctgTCAAATCCACTCCATTTGTGTAACTCCCTTCCCCCTTTCTTATCATCTGGAAGGAGATAAGAGTTTtcaaataaccatagaatcatttctcatACCCAAAGGATACTCTgccttgtaaaattttattccatttatttAATAAGCTcttgaatcatgaaaaaaaacgtATGGCACCTCACTCTCCCTTCCTATCCTGTAAAGGGAACCAAatcatcatagaaatatttcttatatCTAAATACTCTTCCTTCCCAAGTTTGTAACCATCTGCCATCAACCATAGGAAAAAATGCAGTAAAAACCTTCTGTTAAACAAGAATAGTAAGGAAGCCTTCCTTCCCCGTTTCCTATACCCATTGGGgagaggaaggggtctcaaaacaaaaaacataacatttttcgtactcaagtACACTCGCATGCTAAGTAAATTctatttcatttgctcgattactTCTCCAGTTATGTAGAAAATTGTATGGGAAACCTCCTTCTCCCTTACCTACTCAAAGGAAGGAGAGAAGGATCTCAAAACATCgtgaaaacatttctcgtacctcAATACTTTCCTAggtcaaatttggtttcttttGCATAATAAGTTATCGAATTATCGAATtgcacaaaaaaatatatatgggagcccccctccccctttttttctaaaaccacTCGGAAAGGGGGGTATTCTCGAACCATCATTAAAATATTCTACCTACCCACataccctcgcatgccaaatttgattccgtttgctcgataagttctcgagatATTCAAATGTGTTTCTATTGCTTGTGAGACCCCCGCTCTGCTTCATGAGAGTGGGAAGGATCTCTAACTACTAACTATAAAAGACACCTAAAATAATggcaataccaaaaatgcaaacgaaaaacaaatttatttcaacaaccattttcttactcatgg
It includes:
- the LOC129748790 gene encoding uncharacterized protein LOC129748790, yielding MWAVLLISLLLSVNLSQSANYECSSDCPFHPTYWKGRCCISNLALLNPSEMNEFKIRPIHANHIVVTFANLTTKALTSKFLKHIKGLKHLHVVHGNVPSIQLSPNLLSLHVAGCGLEKLIINEQDSYKLQTLELQDPALTKLPTGINKLTHLTKLIISHTKIKMLNLSELQGLNELQELRIRYGFLDTIHTGQRLSLPNLRLFQLTGNLLSSLDVSNWDMPNMRRFDVTHNRLKKIDHLSTAFPELKIIRLWRNDWSCQWLREDGRKFLSRNVIDPSMVILPDEDCTGSLEAGICCDLPPGTFPQPEERFRHCAGDKGPNFVCSELTDGNVAKYQRMTPRAEILQALKLN